One Prosthecobacter dejongeii DNA window includes the following coding sequences:
- the dnaX gene encoding DNA polymerase III subunit gamma/tau — protein MSYQVFARKYRPKTFADVLGQEHVVRTLRNAIAQNRLAHAYLFVGPRGTGKTSTARIFAKALNCPNGPSIEFDPEDELCKEIAEGRSLDVLEIDGASNNGVDQVRDLRESVKYAPSRCRYKIYYIDEVHMLSTAAFNALLKTLEEPPDHVKFIFATTEANKILPTIISRCQRFDLRRIPNTIIAKHLLHIATLENVDLDEKAAFAIAKGADGGMRDAQSMLDQLVAFCGNTIREVDVLEIFGFTAVQSVAKMAQHILDSDTVSALRLVHDTSEAGKDLGRMLGDLIQHFRTLLVSQADPDAAAEDLEPDIAEQVSYQAQIASTDQLLRIVDGLAEVDARMRWATNKRLHFELGVIQAVQHYNEVSISDVIEALEGNGTVTVPRPAPRPQPAPRRAAPVEIAPSQPPEPAPLAKAPEPAPVIIEEALPPLAAAPAPAPAPAPAPAPVPEPEPPPAAAPEPEPQPAPAPAPAPAPEPAPTPKPTSAPIAAPSPAPIAPSLTNEEFRLELLGRVQQKRPLISSWLEATTVMSMARGTIKLGFPSSESHAKESLARDNQRTFLEGLAQDILGTPMKFEMIVDPSLKPPPAAELFGALDLPVATPAPAPSAPPRPATAPIPVVERPREKAPAAEAPAPETNEAATPEDITADFQNDPLIKSAIEKFKLKLAGTTAPQS, from the coding sequence GTGAGTTATCAGGTATTCGCCCGCAAGTATCGCCCCAAAACCTTCGCCGATGTGCTCGGCCAGGAGCATGTCGTCCGCACCCTGCGCAATGCCATCGCGCAGAACCGTCTGGCTCATGCCTACCTCTTCGTCGGCCCGCGTGGCACGGGGAAGACTTCCACGGCACGCATTTTCGCCAAAGCCCTCAACTGCCCGAATGGGCCCAGCATTGAATTTGATCCCGAAGACGAGCTCTGCAAAGAAATCGCTGAAGGCCGGAGCCTAGATGTGCTGGAAATCGACGGTGCCAGCAACAATGGCGTGGATCAGGTGCGTGATTTGCGGGAAAGCGTCAAATACGCCCCCTCCCGCTGCCGCTATAAGATCTACTACATTGATGAGGTCCACATGCTCTCCACCGCCGCTTTCAATGCGCTGTTGAAGACCCTAGAAGAGCCGCCTGATCATGTAAAATTCATCTTCGCGACGACAGAGGCGAACAAGATCTTGCCCACCATCATCAGTCGCTGCCAGCGGTTTGATTTGCGCCGTATCCCAAACACCATCATTGCAAAGCATCTCCTCCACATCGCCACCCTGGAAAACGTGGATCTGGATGAGAAAGCAGCGTTTGCCATTGCTAAAGGGGCCGATGGCGGTATGCGCGATGCCCAGTCCATGCTGGATCAACTCGTGGCCTTCTGCGGCAATACCATCCGTGAAGTGGATGTGCTGGAAATCTTCGGCTTCACTGCTGTACAGTCCGTGGCAAAGATGGCGCAGCACATTTTGGATAGCGACACCGTCAGTGCCCTCCGCCTCGTTCATGACACCAGTGAGGCTGGCAAGGACCTCGGCCGCATGCTAGGAGATCTCATCCAGCATTTTCGCACGCTTTTGGTTAGCCAAGCTGACCCCGATGCTGCGGCCGAAGATCTGGAGCCTGACATCGCTGAACAAGTCAGCTACCAGGCCCAGATAGCCAGTACGGACCAGCTTCTGCGAATCGTCGATGGACTCGCCGAAGTGGATGCACGCATGCGCTGGGCGACCAATAAGCGTCTGCATTTCGAGCTGGGAGTCATCCAGGCTGTGCAGCATTATAACGAAGTCAGCATCAGCGACGTCATCGAAGCCCTAGAGGGCAACGGCACCGTCACCGTGCCCCGCCCTGCCCCGCGCCCACAGCCCGCGCCGCGCCGCGCCGCCCCGGTGGAGATCGCCCCCTCTCAGCCTCCCGAACCAGCCCCTTTGGCCAAGGCCCCCGAGCCCGCACCCGTCATCATCGAAGAGGCTCTCCCGCCCCTGGCTGCTGCACCTGCACCTGCACCTGCACCTGCACCTGCACCTGCACCAGTTCCTGAGCCCGAGCCACCTCCAGCCGCCGCACCGGAACCCGAGCCCCAACCTGCTCCTGCTCCTGCTCCTGCTCCTGCTCCTGAACCAGCACCGACTCCCAAACCGACCTCGGCGCCTATTGCAGCTCCTTCCCCGGCCCCTATAGCGCCTTCATTAACGAATGAAGAATTCCGCCTCGAACTCCTGGGGCGTGTCCAGCAAAAGCGCCCGCTCATCTCCTCGTGGCTAGAAGCCACAACCGTCATGTCCATGGCGCGCGGGACCATCAAACTTGGTTTTCCATCCAGCGAAAGCCACGCCAAAGAGAGCCTCGCCCGCGACAATCAGCGCACCTTCCTCGAAGGTCTTGCACAAGACATCCTTGGTACGCCAATGAAGTTTGAAATGATCGTGGACCCGAGTCTGAAACCACCACCGGCGGCAGAACTTTTCGGTGCGTTGGACCTGCCTGTAGCCACACCAGCCCCAGCCCCGAGTGCCCCCCCGCGCCCGGCTACAGCCCCTATACCCGTCGTGGAACGGCCAAGGGAGAAGGCTCCAGCCGCAGAAGCACCTGCTCCAGAAACAAATGAAGCAGCCACACCCGAAGATATCACTGCCGACTTTCAAAACGATCCGCTCATCAAGAGCGCCATCGAGAAATTCAAACTGAAGCTAGCAGGCACCACTGCACCCCAATCTTAA